A single region of the Rattus rattus isolate New Zealand chromosome 8, Rrattus_CSIRO_v1, whole genome shotgun sequence genome encodes:
- the Cplx3 gene encoding complexin-3, with product MAFMVKSMVGGQLKNLTGSLGGGEDKGDGDKSAAEAQGMSREEYEEYQKQLVEEKMERDAQFTQRKAERATLRSHFRDKYRLPKNETDESQIQLAGGDVELPRELAKMIEEDTEEEEDKASVLGQLASLPGLDLSSLKDKAQTTLGDLKQSAEKCHIM from the exons ATGGCGTTCATGGTGAAGTCCATGGTGGGTGGCCAGCTGAAGAACCTCACCGGTAGCCTGGGGGGCGGCGAGGACAAGGGGGACGGAGACAAGTCTGCAGCCGAAGCACAGGGCATGAGCCGAGAAGAGTATGAGGAGTATCAGAAGCAACTGGTGGAGGAGAA GATGGAGCGAGATGCACAGTtcacacagaggaaggcagaacgGGCCACGCTACGGAGTCACTTCAGAGACAAATACCGTCTGCCCAAG aATGAGACGGATGAAAGCCAGATCCAGCTGGCAGGCGGAGATGTGGAACTGCCTCGGGAGCTAGCCAAGATGATCGAGGAGGACacggaggaagaggaagataaggCCTCTGTGCTTGGGCAGCTGGCCAGCCTCCCTGGCTTGGACCTCAGCTCACTCAAGGACAAGGCCCAGACTACACTAGGGGACCTCAAGCAATCAGCTGAGAAGTGCCATATCATGTGA
- the Csk gene encoding tyrosine-protein kinase CSK, with protein sequence MSAIQASWPSGTECIAKYNFHGTAEQDLPFCKGDVLTIVAVTKDPNWYKAKNKVGREGIIPANYVQKREGVKAGTKLSLMPWFHGKITREQAERLLYPPETGLFLVRESTNYPGDYTLCVSCEGKVEHYRIMYHASKLSIDEEVYFENLMQLVEHYTTDADGLCTRLIKPKVMEGTVAAQDEFYRSGWALNMKELKLLQTIGKGEFGDVMLGDYRGNKVAVKCIKNDATAQAFLAEASVMTQLRHSNLVQLLGVIVEEKGGLYIVTEYMAKGSLVDYLRSRGRSVLGGDCLLKFSLDVCEAMEYLEGNNFVHRDLAARNVLVSEDNVAKVSDFGLTKEASSTQDTGKLPVKWTAPEALREKKFSTKSDVWSFGILLWEIYSFGRVPYPRIPLKDVVPRVEKGYKMDAPDGCPPAVYDVMKNCWHLDAATRPTFLQLREQLEHIRTHELHL encoded by the exons ATGTCAGCTATACAG GCCTCCTGGCCATCCGGTACAGAATGTATTGCCAAGTACAACTTCCATGGCACTGCCGAGCAAGACCTTCCCTTCTGCAAAGGAGATGTGCTCACCATTGTGGCTGTCACCAAG GACCCCAACTGGTACAAAGCCAAAAACAAAGTGGGCCGTGAGGGCATCATCCCAGCCAACTATGTCCAGAAGCGTGAGGGTGTGAAGGCAGGCACCAAGCTCAGCCTTATGCC CTGGTTCCACGGCAAGATCACACGGGAGCAGGCAGAGCGGCTTCTCTACCCACCAGAGACAGGCCTGTTCCTGGTGCGGGAAAGCACCAACTACCCTGGGGACTACACACTGTGTGTGAGCTGTGAAGGCAAGGTGGAACACTACCGCATCATGTATCACGCGAGCAAGCTGAGCATTGATGAGGAGGTGTACTTCGAGAACCTCATGCAGCTGGTGGAG CACTACACCACAGATGCCGATGGACTCTGCACTCGCCTCATCAAACCAAAGGTCATGGAGGGCACAGTGGCGGCCCAAGATGAATTCTACCGCA GTGGCTGGGCCCTGAACATGAAGGAACTGAAGCTGCTACAGACGATAGGAAAGGGGGAGTTTGGAG ATGTGATGCTGGGGGATTACCGAGGCAACAAAGTTGCAGTCAAGTGCATTAAGAATGATGCTACAGCCCAGGCCTTCCTGGCTGAAGCCTCTGTCATGAC GCAGCTTCGGCACAGCAACCTAGTCCAGCTACTGGGTGTGATTGTGGAGGAGAAGGGTGGGCTCTACATCGTCACAGAGTACATGGCCAAG GGGAGTTTGGTGGACTATCTTCGATCACGTGGTCGTTCGGTGCTAGGCGGAGACTGTCTCCTCAAATTCTCACT AGACGTCTGTGAAGCCATGGAGTACCTGGAGGGTAACAATTTTGTGCACCGGGACTTGGCTGCCCGGAATGTgctggtgtctgaggacaacgTGGCCAAAGTCAGTGACTTTGGCCTCACTAAGGAAgcttccagcactcaggacacaggcaaaCTGCCAGTCAAGTGGACAGCTCCTGAAGCCTTGAGAGAGAAG AAATTTTCCACCAAGTCTGATGTGTGGAGTTTCGGAATCCTTCTCTGGGAAATCTATTCCTTCGGGCGAGTGCCTTACCCAAGAATT CCCCTGAAGGACGTCGTCCCTCGGGTGGAAAAGGGCTATAAGATGGACGCTCCGGATGGCTGCCCACCCGCAGTCTATGATGTTATGAAGAACTGCTGgcacctggatgctgccacgcggCCCACCTTTCTGCAGCTTCGAGAGCAGCTCGAGCACATCAGAACCCATGAGCTGCACCTgtga
- the Lman1l gene encoding protein ERGIC-53-like isoform X1, producing the protein MLETGGLSPSLCLLSLLLALHGAERSYPPPRRRFEYKLSFKGPRLAVPGAGIPFWSHHGDAIPGLEEVRLVPSMKNRSGAVWSEISVSFPSWEVEMQMRVTGPGRRGALGVAMWYTKDRDQVGSVVEGLASWDGIGIYFDSSSNDVQNSPAIRVLASDGHDLQEQFGDGTVRELGSCLRDFRNRPHPFRARITYWRQRLRVSLSGGLTPNDPEEVCVDVEPLLLAPGGFFGVSAATSTLADDHDVLSFLTFSLRDPGSEEALQPFTEKERFHLARKLEELKARLALGTREDTILPLNSKAQEEGERFFNLEDTLSRQSQILQALQALSRQMDQAEKQWKQQLGSVVQIRPEGGWNTAKVSTLLHGQRTLIQALQEMREAAAQMASGAQVFYLPVGTKHHFFELDQTLGLLQKDLRDLVKMTAKPPRPSGWLPGSSTCLRTSIFLFFLLIQTVGFFCYMNFSRQELDKRLQEYLSTEIISLQPALPIPRTIGVLRRQPVSPSMQA; encoded by the exons ATGCTGGAGACAGGAGGTCTCtcaccttccctctgcctcctttccctcctgctgGCTCTGCATGGTGCTGAAAGGAGCTATCCCCCTCCTCGACGCAGGTTTGAGTACAAGCTCAGCTTCAAGGGACCAAGGCTGGCagttcctggagctggaattcccTTCTGGAGCCACCATGGAG ACGCCATTCCAGGCCTAGAGGAAGTGCGGCTGGTTCCATCTATGAAGAACCGGAGTGGTGCCGTGTGGAGCGagatctctgtctccttcccttcctgggaaGTAGAGATGCAGATGAGAGTGACAGGACCGGGACGCCGGGGAGCCCTGGGTGTG GCCATGTGGTACACCAAGGACAGAGATCAAGTTGGCTCTGTTGTGGAGGGACTGGCCTCATGGGATGGCATTGGGATCTACTTTGATTCCTCCTCCAATGATGTCCAG AACAGCCCTGCCATCCGAGTGCTGGCCAGTGATGGGCATGACCTCCAGGAGCAGTTTGG GGATGGAACTGTCCGGGAGCTTGGCTCCTGTCTTAGGGACTTCAGGAACCGGCCACACCCCTTCCGAGCTCGGATCACctactggaggcagaggcttcGT GTGTCCTTGAGTGGAGGCCTTACTCCTAATGACCCTGAAGAGGTCTGTGTCGATGTGGAGCCCCTGCTTTTAGCCCCTGGAGGCTTTTTTGGGGTCTCAGCAGCCACCAGTACCTTAGCAG ATGACCATGACGTCCTGTCCTTCCTGACCTTCAGTTTGAGGGACCCAGGTTCAGAG gaagccctccAGCCATTCACAGAGAAGGAGCGGTTCCACCTGGCCAGGAAGCTGGAAGAACTGAAGGCAAGGCTGGCCCTGGGTACCAGAGAGGATACCATACTACCACTGAACTCCAAAGCCCAGGAAGAAG gggAAAGGTTCTTTAACCTGGAGGATACACTGAGCAGACAAAGCCAGATCCTGCAGGCCCTCCAGGCTCTCTCCAGGCAGATGGACCAGGCTGAGAAACAGTGGAAACAGCAGTTGGGGTCTGTGGTCCAAATCCGGCCTGAGGGAGGCTGG AACACTGCCAAGGTCAGCACCCTGCTCCATGGACAGCGGACTCTGATCCAGGCTCTGCAAGAGATGAG GGAAGCAGCTGCCCAGATGGCTTCAGGAGCACAAGTCTTCTACCTGCCTGTGGGCACTAAACATCACTTTTTTGAGCTGGACCAGACCCTCGGCCTCCTGCAGAAGGACCTCCGGGATCTGGTG AAAATGACAGCCAAGCCTCCCCGCCCATCTGGCTGGCTCCCAGGATCCTCCACATGTCTGCGGACCAGcatcttcctgttcttcctcctaaTCCAGACTGTAGGCTTCTTCTGCTACATGAACTTCAG CAGGCAGGAGCTGGACAAGAGGCTTCAGGAGTACCTGTCCACAGAAATCATTTCTTTACAGCCTGCATTACCCATCCCTAGGACAATAGGGGTTCTGAGGAGACAGCCTGTCTCCCCCAGCATGCAAGCCTGA
- the Lman1l gene encoding protein ERGIC-53-like isoform X2, with the protein MLETGGLSPSLCLLSLLLALHGAERSYPPPRRRFEYKLSFKGPRLAVPGAGIPFWSHHGDAIPGLEEVRLVPSMKNRSGAVWSEISVSFPSWEVEMQMRVTGPGRRGALGVAMWYTKDRDQVGSVVEGLASWDGIGIYFDSSSNDVQNSPAIRVLASDGHDLQEQFGDGTVRELGSCLRDFRNRPHPFRARITYWRQRLRVSLSGGLTPNDPEEVCVDVEPLLLAPGGFFGVSAATSTLADDHDVLSFLTFSLRDPGSEEALQPFTEKERFHLARKLEELKARLALGTREDTILPLNSKAQEEGERFFNLEDTLSRQSQILQALQALSRQMDQAEKQWKQQLGSVVQIRPEGGWNTAKVSTLLHGQRTLIQALQEMREAAAQMASGAQVFYLPVGTKHHFFELDQTLGLLQKDLRDLVKMTAKPPRPSGWLPGSSTCLRTSIFLFFLLIQTVGFFCYMNFRQELDKRLQEYLSTEIISLQPALPIPRTIGVLRRQPVSPSMQA; encoded by the exons ATGCTGGAGACAGGAGGTCTCtcaccttccctctgcctcctttccctcctgctgGCTCTGCATGGTGCTGAAAGGAGCTATCCCCCTCCTCGACGCAGGTTTGAGTACAAGCTCAGCTTCAAGGGACCAAGGCTGGCagttcctggagctggaattcccTTCTGGAGCCACCATGGAG ACGCCATTCCAGGCCTAGAGGAAGTGCGGCTGGTTCCATCTATGAAGAACCGGAGTGGTGCCGTGTGGAGCGagatctctgtctccttcccttcctgggaaGTAGAGATGCAGATGAGAGTGACAGGACCGGGACGCCGGGGAGCCCTGGGTGTG GCCATGTGGTACACCAAGGACAGAGATCAAGTTGGCTCTGTTGTGGAGGGACTGGCCTCATGGGATGGCATTGGGATCTACTTTGATTCCTCCTCCAATGATGTCCAG AACAGCCCTGCCATCCGAGTGCTGGCCAGTGATGGGCATGACCTCCAGGAGCAGTTTGG GGATGGAACTGTCCGGGAGCTTGGCTCCTGTCTTAGGGACTTCAGGAACCGGCCACACCCCTTCCGAGCTCGGATCACctactggaggcagaggcttcGT GTGTCCTTGAGTGGAGGCCTTACTCCTAATGACCCTGAAGAGGTCTGTGTCGATGTGGAGCCCCTGCTTTTAGCCCCTGGAGGCTTTTTTGGGGTCTCAGCAGCCACCAGTACCTTAGCAG ATGACCATGACGTCCTGTCCTTCCTGACCTTCAGTTTGAGGGACCCAGGTTCAGAG gaagccctccAGCCATTCACAGAGAAGGAGCGGTTCCACCTGGCCAGGAAGCTGGAAGAACTGAAGGCAAGGCTGGCCCTGGGTACCAGAGAGGATACCATACTACCACTGAACTCCAAAGCCCAGGAAGAAG gggAAAGGTTCTTTAACCTGGAGGATACACTGAGCAGACAAAGCCAGATCCTGCAGGCCCTCCAGGCTCTCTCCAGGCAGATGGACCAGGCTGAGAAACAGTGGAAACAGCAGTTGGGGTCTGTGGTCCAAATCCGGCCTGAGGGAGGCTGG AACACTGCCAAGGTCAGCACCCTGCTCCATGGACAGCGGACTCTGATCCAGGCTCTGCAAGAGATGAG GGAAGCAGCTGCCCAGATGGCTTCAGGAGCACAAGTCTTCTACCTGCCTGTGGGCACTAAACATCACTTTTTTGAGCTGGACCAGACCCTCGGCCTCCTGCAGAAGGACCTCCGGGATCTGGTG AAAATGACAGCCAAGCCTCCCCGCCCATCTGGCTGGCTCCCAGGATCCTCCACATGTCTGCGGACCAGcatcttcctgttcttcctcctaaTCCAGACTGTAGGCTTCTTCTGCTACATGAACTTCAG GCAGGAGCTGGACAAGAGGCTTCAGGAGTACCTGTCCACAGAAATCATTTCTTTACAGCCTGCATTACCCATCCCTAGGACAATAGGGGTTCTGAGGAGACAGCCTGTCTCCCCCAGCATGCAAGCCTGA